The sequence ATCATTTAAATCATCTGATGCACCATAATGGAATCCTGCATGGGATGATAACGGAATCCAATCCCTTAAAAGTTTAGGTAGgtagacaaaaaaaacaataccatGTGTGCCAAGAGGTTCCTTAATTCGACCATGGCGACCGCATTTTGTATACACTTCCACAGGCTGCAAACACCAGCAACGATTTTTTATTATGGTTAATGGAGAACAATTCTTTCACAATTCAACCATCCAAAagtaataagaagaagaaaagtatCTGCTATAGATATTCCCTCACCTTAAACCATCTTACATCTTCTGGGCTATGGAACATGTATCTTACAGAGGCTTTCAACTTTGATACTCGTTGAGGGTAACTGcatcaagaaaataaaggaaTTTCAATAAGCAGAATATCTATTTGGGTGACGGGGAAAGGTTCACACAAAACATTAGCCATTATTCATTCTGCACTTAAGAGTAACAAAAGCAAGGATGAGAACAGGGAGATGGAAGATGTTTCTAACGATGATCATTGCAGTCTCAAGCTCAAGCTCAATAAATTCATACCCAGTTAATACAATCTTCTTCAGGATTATCCTATCTGGGTCAATGCTTCTCAAAGAACCAACAGCTGCAATAGCGGGGGCAGCACTTCCTTCTGCACTCTTCAAGACTATCAATGGAAGAGGAGGAAACGAAATAGGAGCATAAATTGATGCGACAGAAAAGCGCCCTGCATGAAGGAACCTCTCCATCTTGTGCTTGTCAGAATTCATATCATCAGTGGAAAATATAGGCCTGAGAAGTAAAGAACAGGGTCAAATTGCAAAAGGCATGCATCTAGACACACAGAATGGTAAAATTGCAACACTTGTGGCTAATAACATTACCTAGCAACAAATTGCCgaaaaccaacatgaaatactaGTTCTTCTTTGGCTTTGATAGGAGCATCATAGgtatcatgcttcttgatactGAAAAGCATTGAATAGCTCATATTGTGAGAGATTAAAGTAATGTAGATGATTACTGAAGAACTGAAAACTGTAAACAGGCTTTTTTGAACATACCTAAAATGAAGAACAGACATCTTGGATTCGTGCTGAAAAAGGCCAGATGCAATTATTGGCATTGTCTTTGCAAGCAAACATAGCTTGGAAGCAACAGGAGTAGGTACTTCCTTAATATGAAGCCTTGCATATTGGCCCGCTGGTACACAGTCATCCCTGTTCTCTTGCTCCATATCTAAGAATTTTGCAAAGacatgtttttgtgtttttgcaaatttatcaAATGCAAAAATTCTGGCATATTCTGGAGGTAGAGACTCCTGCAATTTAGAAAATTGCTTTATTGATGTTCCCAAAGTCTGAGACAACCAATAGCAATCACAATTTCATGATCATATTACCTTTGGGTCCCATGAAGAGGTCCTGAATGACTTGAGACCTCTATATTTGGTGAAACGTTTTCTAGCAGGATTGTCCACTGGAGTATCCACTTCATCTGGATATTCTGAAAcacaaaaggggaaaaaaacatcaGCTATAGAACAAATCTTCtcagtactttaaaaaaaaaaatgctcatcATTGTAGGGTCAGGGAAATGGGAGGTACCCTCATCTTCTGCATGtgctgctttgatttttttaatctcttcctCTATCTGTTCCTTAGTCAAGTTATCATCTTCCTGCATGacaagaaaagagtttaatCTCTGATTACACATAAGTAACTACTCAAACTATCTGTCACAGTTTGAGAATCACCATCATCACTGAATCTGTGTCAGTTTCTTCATCAGCGTCCCTATCATCCAGAGAAACttgttcatcatcatcaacgtCTGAGTTATTTGTTTCCTTGGGACCACGAATATAACCTTCTGTTTCATCCAATACCATCCCATCATCAGTATCACTGCCACTAGCTGAACCCTCATCGTCTGTTTCATCCAAGATCCAAGCAGCCTGCAGGCAATTCAGGGAATTTGATACTATCAAACAAGGACTGAAACCTCAACTCAATTTCTACAGAACAAGATACAGTGAGCAGAGGGGTTTTGGAAATCGATAAAGACATGCACAGACCTGGTATTCTGAAGTACCTCGAGGAAGAATCCTCTTCTTTAACCTCTTTTGTTTCTGATTTCTATCAGCCTCAGCCATTTCAGCTTCTGTTGGCCAGGTCTGAAAGGGAAGATCATTGTAAATAGCAAGTCTTTTacagaaaaacaattatttccTCAGAATCCTGCAGGTATTAAAGACAGTGTGCTATAGAATGTTGATAAAACTTCAAACACAAACAGTAACAGGCCAGATGTGAAATCATGGTTCCACAATTATACACTAACCATTTTCAAACCAATTCTCActaaaatttgtaataaatggttaacagataaaatattatgatgTTTGTTCGAGTTACCTGTTCACCTGCAAGAGGATCTAGATCATTTTCAACAACCAATGGCTCCTGTGTCATGGAATCAGGATCCAATGAACGAACTACCTGgaatgataaagaaaaacagATGGAAAAGTTAATTGCACAGGCAAAGCAGTCAAAATAGATATGTTAGGGAGCATAAAATACAGGTTGTGAATATAAAAATTGTGTCATTTCTCAAATACATCTATTCTAAATAATGATGCCTCCAATGCACAGTGTTTTCCAGGAGGAGAGGGTGAAGAGATGGAAGAATGGAATTAAGCTAAGTCTTggtcaatttcattatttatcctCTCTTTGAATGTAAAAGCCAATACCTCCACATCAATCACATCATCTGAATCCATTGCATCCGATTCTTTCCTTAACTTCAATGGATTTGGATCCTTCAGAATTTCAATTTTCTGTAGCTGGAAATCCCCCGCACCAGAAACATGAACCTGATGTTGAAGAAATAAGGTACACCATCAGATCAGCCTATGAGAAGGAAAGCCAACAGCAATTCTCCAGAAGCAGGTAAAAGGCTGAATTTCTTACCAGCTGGTTAACTGAGAGGCTGTGAGCATGTAGATAACCAGTAAGAAGAAGGGTGCATTTTCCCGAGTTCAAATCATCTGCTACCACATCCACCTATAATGCATCCATAAATGAAGTATGAAAACAACCAGTAACAAGGTGTAGCATAAAAAGCAGCAAAGTGGAGACTCATGTGGAAATAGAATGCGGGGGTGTAAAGGGAACTAGCTACCAGCCATTCAAGTGCTTGTTCATATAGTCTTAAGaatcagaaaaaagaaaataaaatgatcatttCCTCATATGTTCCTTTGTATTCTCTATTTCTGCAAGATTAAAGCTCCACAATGGACATAGCAAAATGTTCTTATAATCTTTCCTCATTTTTTCCCCTGGTGGTAGAGAACAAGTCTTAGATAGTGTGGGATGGAGGAAAGGATTCAGGTAGCAATCCCAACTGGTTGGTAAAATGATATGCTAGGTCCTACTGTTTCCCTTTGGTGGCATTGCTATCTAGAAATTTCCTAGAATCTAATCACACAGAGAGAGGAAATAGAAAAGGCACCTTTTGAGACATCAGGTAAGGCCTTTGGTTTCTCCAGTGAGGAACTGTGAGCCTTTGCTCCTTAAATAGCCAAAGAAACTGCAATCAACATAAAATGAAGGCATATGAAACACTGTTACCTTTCCAGAAATAATCAAAACCAAGTGTAGAGTACAGTGTGACAAGAGTTAATAGTACTCATCTATTACCTTGTGCAACTCATCTTTTGTATCTGCTGGATAGAACTTACAATCTTCAGGAAACTCACCAGCAAGATTAGAAATAGACATCTTCTTTAGTTCATTTTTCCCTTTCAGATCACTAGGTAGATCCtaagacaaagaaaagaaaaaaaatttccactTTAGATTAAGCAACAGTCCAGCCTAATCGTTCCTTAATAAAGTTGTCATACACACAGAAAGAAAAACATGTAAACTAAGATCTTACACGAAGGAATACAACAGTGTTAGGCAGGCCAAGTTGCCTGAACACAGACAAGCATTGACTTCCAAATGAATCAATATATCCGAAATCAGAGGCATTTTCTTCATATAATGACTTAGTGGAAGCCACAAAAGCAATTAGATCAGCAACCTACAATTCAGACAGTTtccaaccaattaaaaaaaaattgcaaatctaCAAAACCTGTGGATAAAAAACACATAGTTGCCGAAATATTCATACCTTGGCCATTTCCATACAGGACAACAAATTCCCATGAGGCGCTTTCAATACCTATAAGCAGAAAACATCAACCATTTATTTCGGAATGTGAAAAGAGTAACATCAAACTTAGTTCACAGGGAAAATTGAATGTCTCATTGGAACCTACTGTGATCCTCATTTTGTATTCAGAGGAAGCAACTGTTGAAGAAACATCTCCAGCACCATCATTGGATAACACTCTCAAAAGATCTTCAGCAAGCGACTCTACATTTACAGATGCAGAAAGGCCAAAAAGAAGCTGGCCAGatcgaaaaataaaaagaaacccaGAATTTCTTATCATCCATAAACCCaagaaacataattaaaatcgAACCAAGAAGCTCACTGAAGAAGATACTCACAATTACAAGGGGAGCGCTCGTGGATGAACTCGaagctcttttttctttcaaaagtgCCGCCTTTTTCTGCTCTCGCAACtgcaaacacaaaattaaaattaacaaaaaataataataataataattttcatagATTAAAGGgattttacacacacacacacaattacCATCTTGTTACGCTGAAGCCGAGCAGCTCGTGCTCCCTTGGCGACATTGCGCTCCGATTTTGCGATTCTACTCTTGTCTAACataccaaaaacacaaaacgaGATCGTTTTAGAATCCGATAAAAATAGTGAAGATCACAGAGAAAGGTAAGAGAGATTGAGAGCGAAGAACCTTTAAGGGAAGTTTTGTGAAGGTTGCGGGAAGATTTAGTGGAGAAGCGAGACTTGTGAGGCTTGTTTAGCTGAGCTCTGGATCCTCCCATGGCTACTGAGAAGATTTGAACCTTTTGcgagagaggagaagaaaaacccCTTGCCGCTATTTCAGACTCTGGCTCTAGGGTTTTGCAAAATCAGGGAGGTGCTCTTTTGTTTCGTTGAAGTTGGGGAAAACGGTGCCGTGTGTGCggttcttttttaagaaaaaataaataaataagatggaTGGAATTTGCTTATCAATTTATCCTTTATTTCTGAATTGGAGACTTCTGGTAT is a genomic window of Populus alba chromosome 5, ASM523922v2, whole genome shotgun sequence containing:
- the LOC118061937 gene encoding uncharacterized protein, with amino-acid sequence MGGSRAQLNKPHKSRFSTKSSRNLHKTSLKDKSRIAKSERNVAKGARAARLQRNKMLREQKKAALLKEKRASSSSTSAPLVILLFGLSASVNVESLAEDLLRVLSNDGAGDVSSTVASSEYKMRITVLKAPHGNLLSCMEMAKVADLIAFVASTKSLYEENASDFGYIDSFGSQCLSVFRQLGLPNTVVFLRDLPSDLKGKNELKKMSISNLAGEFPEDCKFYPADTKDELHKFLWLFKEQRLTVPHWRNQRPYLMSQKVDVVADDLNSGKCTLLLTGYLHAHSLSVNQLVHVSGAGDFQLQKIEILKDPNPLKLRKESDAMDSDDVIDVEVVRSLDPDSMTQEPLVVENDLDPLAGEQTWPTEAEMAEADRNQKQKRLKKRILPRGTSEYQAAWILDETDDEGSASGSDTDDGMVLDETEGYIRGPKETNNSDVDDDEQVSLDDRDADEETDTDSVMMEDDNLTKEQIEEEIKKIKAAHAEDEEYPDEVDTPVDNPARKRFTKYRGLKSFRTSSWDPKESLPPEYARIFAFDKFAKTQKHVFAKFLDMEQENRDDCVPAGQYARLHIKEVPTPVASKLCLLAKTMPIIASGLFQHESKMSVLHFSIKKHDTYDAPIKAKEELVFHVGFRQFVARPIFSTDDMNSDKHKMERFLHAGRFSVASIYAPISFPPLPLIVLKSAEGSAAPAIAAVGSLRSIDPDRIILKKIVLTGYPQRVSKLKASVRYMFHSPEDVRWFKPVEVYTKCGRHGRIKEPLGTHGAMKCTFNGVLQQHDTVCMSLYKRAYPKWPEHRFPILDT